Genomic window (Nitrospirota bacterium):
ACGAGGGCGGTTCGCTCTTCAATTACAAGATTGCGATCAAAATCCTTTCGGTTGTAAATGCGGTCTTCTACCGGGTTGCCATAAATATCGGTTTTGCCTTGTTCTGGTCTCCAACCTTCGACATCAACATTTAGGGCAACTCTTACAACGCGATAAGGGGCCAAGAAACCATCATCAATGCCTTGTTTAAGTGAATAGGTATAGATAGGTTCACCGAAATACTCAATATTGCTGGTTTCTTCGGTCTCTTTTGGTGTGGCTGTCAAACCGATTTGTGTGGCGTTGTTAAAATATTGCAGTATTTCGCGCCATGCGCTATCTTCCTTGGCGCTGCCCCGGTGGCACTCATCCACTACAATCAAATCAAAGAACTCACGGGAAAACTGTTTGTAAATATTCTTGTCTTCTTCAGAACCTGACAAGCCCTGGTACAAGGCCAAATAAATTTCATAGCTCTTGTCCACCTGGCGTTGTTTTACAACCGTCATCTTGTCTTTGAAATGTTTAAAGTCATTTCTTCTTGTCTGATCGAGCAAGGCATTGCGGTCAGCCAAAAACAAAATACGTTTTTTTACACCTGCCTTCCAAAGCCTGTAAACGATTTGAAACGCGGCATATGTCTTGCCCGTACCCGTTGCCATTACCAACAGGATTCTGTTTTGTCCGTTGGCGATAGCTTCAACAGTCCTGTTCACGGCTATTTGCTGGTAATAGCGAGGTTTGCGACCGGTCCCGTCAAAATAATAATCCTGGGCTGCAACTTTTTCCCCATGAGGCGTTGTGATGCCCTTGTACTTTTTATACCTCTCCCAGAGCTGTTCGGGTGATGGAAAGTCATCCAAAGTCAATTCAGTTTCAATGTTGCTATCTGTTGCCGTTCTGTCGTGAAAGAGAAAGCCGTCACCGTTACTGCTGAATACACAGGGGATGTCGAGGATTTGTGCATAGTCAAGGGCCTGCTGAATGCCCGCCCTTACAGAATGATTATTGTCTTTTGCTTCAATAACGGCAATAGGGATATTGGGCTTGTAATATAAGATATAGTCCGCTCTTTTTTGTGTACCTCTTGCTGTGAGCTTGCCGCGAACATATATTTTACCGTCTGTGAAGGAAACTTCTTCCAGAAGTTGAGTCTGTTTATCCCACCCCGCTTTCTCTAAAGCAGGCGTAATACACTTTGTACATATATCGCGTTCGGATAAACTCTTTTTATCAATCATCTGTCTCTCGAATTACCTTGAAACCGGTTGCAATCGAAAGCTCTGTATATTTTTCTGAGGTAAGAAGATCGGAAAGATAGGTTCTTAACTGGAACTGAGGGAGAGAGTTATCAAGCATTTTAGGACTATCCACCAGTATAAAACCCCTCTCCTTTCCAGTTTTCTAAGTGATTATAATTACGTGATATTTTATATGAAAGCGCTGATTATTGCACCCATGGTTTTTTGTATTCTCTATGCGCGATTGAGATCATCGGGATGTCCGAACCGGCCTCTGATCCAAATGATTGTTTCTCTCCTGCAAATAGCTTAGAATAAACAGCTATGACTGAAGCTCAGGAGCTTATCCAGGAACTTACCCGGGAACCCAAGATCGCCTATTTTTCGATGGAAATAGGCGTGCATAACGATATTCCCACCTATAGCGGTGGACTTGGCGTTCTTGCAGGCGATACGATCCGTTCAGGCGCTGACCTCAAGCTGCCGATGGTTGCAGTCACGCTGATGAGCAGAAAAGGCTATTTTACTCAGGAGATCGACAATACAGGCAGGCAGATCGAGCACCCGGCAGTATGGGACCCTGCTGACCACATGAAGCTCCTTCCTTACAGGGTCACGGTCCAGATCGAAGGAAAAGATGTCCAGGTCCAGGCCTGGCTTTATACGGTCAAGAGCCTGACAGGCGGCAGCATCCCCGTCTTTTTTCTTGATACAGATCTGTCTGCCAATGCACCGGAAAACAGGGAGATCACTGCACACCTTTACGGCGGCGACAAAGCATACCGACTGAAGCAGGAGATCGTTCTGGGCCTGGGCGGCGTGCGAATGCTTCATGAGATGGAATTTGATATCAAGAAATATCATATGAATGAAGGCCACGCGAGTTTTCTTATTCTGGAGCTTCTGAACAGATTTAAAAAACCGATCGAAGATGTCTGGGACGAAAAGCTTGTCTGGGACAGGCGGACCGTAAAGAATCTCTGTGTCTTCACGACCCATACGCCTGTTGAAGCAGGCCATGATAAATTCCCCTATGATCTGGTGCTGAAGACGATGGGAGAGATCGTACCTCTTTCATTGCTCCAGGATCTGGCAGGCAAGGACGGCCTTAATATGACCCTGCTTGCCCTGAACCTCAGCCGTTACATCAACGGGGTGGCAAAAAAGCATGGCGAAGTTTCCAAAAGCATGTTCCCCGGATATGAGATCCATGCGATCACAAACGGTGTGCACTCTTTTACCTGGACCTGCGACAGCTTCAAAAAGATCTATGACGAATATTTGCCGGGATGGGCTAATGAGCCTGAGCTTTTTGTGCGGATCGGCCGTATACCGGACGAGAAATTGTGGAGTGCCCATGCTGAAGCGAAACAGCATCTTATCTCCTACGTCAGGGAGCAGACGGGAGTTGAGCTCTCTCCTGATGTCCTGACCCTTGGCTTTGCGCGGAGGGCAACTGCGTATAAAAGGGCAGACCTTCTTTTCAGGGACCTTGAACGATTTGAAAAGATAGGATCAGGCAAGCTCCAGATCGTCTATGCAGGCAAGGCACATCCTCATGATGCTCCCGGCAAACAGCTGATCCAGAACATCTTTGACTACAAGGAAAAACTGAAAGACCGGATAAAGATCGTGTACCTGCAGAACTATAACATGGAGACCGCCCTGAAGATAGTCTCGGGCGTTGACGTATGGCTGAATACACCCCTGAGACCTCTTGAAGCCTCCGGAACAAGCGGCATGAAGGCGACCCATAATGGCGTAATGAACTTCAGCGTGCTTGACGGATGGTGGATTGAGGGACACATTGAGGGCTTTACCGGATGGTCAATAGGTCCTGCTCCGCAGGAACTGACTCCGGGCGCTGATGCAGATGCGCGTGACGCTGAGGACCTCTATCACAAGCTTGAGCATGTGCTCATACCTCTCTATCATAACGAACGCCATACCTGGATCCGTATGATGCAGAATGCGATCGGCAAGAACGCTTATTACTTTAACTCTCACCGCATGATGAGACGATACGTGACCGAGGCATACATCAGATAACCGCTCGTTTTACCTTTTCCGGCTGCAGGTCGGACAGTTCTCCTGCCCAGACACAAAACTTCCGCATGTACTGCACTGAACAAGCTCGATCGGCGTCTGCCAGCCGCAGTGGCCGCATCTGTCTTCACGTTTACTGAGAGGCTGTGAACAGTTAGGGCATCGCCTTCCTGCGGCTTCGGCCTTTAAAGACGGCAGGATCAAAATAACAATGGTGAACAGAGGCAGGATAAAGCAGAGCAGAAACCAGAATAAAACGCTCCTTCCTTTTTTTGCCGCGATAAAGCCCCCAACAATGCCGGCGATCAGTTGAAGAATATAGAGTCTTGCCATAGTAGTCTTATCTCACTGCGGAAGTTATATCTTCCGATGCTTAGGGGAAGAGGTTGCCGGCCCTGAGCACCTTCAGGTCCCAGGCAATATCTGCCGTGCTCTTTTGATTTCTGAAAGAAAGGGAGAGAGTATCCCGGTCAGGCATCAGCACAGTCCTTGGAAAGGCACAGTAGAACATTATTGATACAGGCTCTTCTTTTCTATAGAAGGTTTTAATACCCTTAACCTGTATATGCGTCAGCGGCTTTACCGTATCTGCTCCTGCTGTCAGGGCGATAGCGGGATAGGGGTCATCGGCAATTTCGTCATCAAGTCCTTCCCGCGGAGAGCTGATGCTGACCTTAAAGTAAAGATTATTCTGAAAATCAAAAAGTGCTTTATCTCCGGGAGCGTCTGATTTAAGAACAAGAGATTCGGTCAACAGTGTAGCCTGGAACTTGAGATCATCAGAAGCAGAAACCTTGGTGAGCAGGGAGAGCATATCGTTATAGGCCAGTTCTTTCCTTACCTCTTCCCTTGCCGCAGGCTTCAGCACAGGCAGACTGATAAGTCCGGCATTATACGCATAAAAAGAAAATCCGATACCCCCAAGCAGGATAAGAGCAAGAAGAGCATAAGAAAGCGAGCTCCTGCTTGCAGGCGATATTTTCTCGACGCGTGCAGGAAGAGTTTCCTCTCTTTTCTCAAAAACAGGCGTTGGGGCTTCACGGTCAGCGCTCTGAGAGGCCTGGAGCTTTGATCTGAGCTCAGCATTCTCACGCATGCCCTGCTCAAGCTTCAGCCGCAGGTCAGCCACTGCACTGCCATAGACCGCAAGATCAGCCTTAAGGACTCTGATCTCTTCCTCTTTTGTCCGGCTGAGCAAACTGATCTCGCCCTGCAGGCGGGCAATGGTCTTTGAGATATCATCATGTTCAGCGCTGAGGCGGCTGTTATCATGTCTGCTTTTATTAAGCTCATTCTCAAGGCTGCTGATCAGGGACCGGGCTTGATCCATCTTTTCCTGCTGACCCGCAACATTCCCGGCAAAATCTTTCTTTTCTGAAACCAGCAGGTTGATAGCCTGCTCTTTTTCAGCAAGATTTCTGTTCAGCAGGATGATTTCCTGTTTCAGATGCTCAAAGGCTTCTTTGTACTCGAGGGCAGTTTTCTGCAGCTCCGCCTTCTCAGTGTTCGCAAGACTTGTGATCTCCCGTTTTTCTGCTATCTTTTTCCCAAGCTCTGTCTGCGATGCCATCAGGACCGCTGCATTTTCCTGCAACGCGCTGATCTCTGCCCTGGCGTCTGACAGGGACTGCTCTTTCCGGCTGAGCTGAGATGCCAGACGGTCCTGCTCAAGGACAAGCTCATTGATCTTTTCTGCGGCCTGCGCAAGGTCTTCCTCAAGGCCGGACTTTTCTTTGCGGGATACGTCAAGCAGACAGATATTCTCTGCGAGTTCTTTTTCCTGCTCCAGCCCCCTTGCTGTCAGTCTGTTCATCTCTTCATCCAGACGCATTCTTTCTTTCCTGAGCGAATCAGTCTGGTACAAGAACTCATTATTCTCATGCTCGCGCTCAGATGTCATGGCGGTGAGCAGCTCATTTTTTTCAAGGAGCTGCTGGTTCAGAAGGGCGATCTTCTCCCGCAACGCAGCCAGATCAGAGACATGTTCTGCCGTGGCACTTTCAAGCCTTGTCTGATATCCTGCGATCTCATTCCGGAGGTCTTCGACATCCCGGTCTTTTCCAGGGGTCTGATGCTCTTCAGAGGACATGCCGGCAAGGAGTTCATTTTTTTCGAGGAGCTGCCGGTTCAGGACAGAGATCTGGTCCTCCAGTGCAGCATATCTGTCCGTCTGCTCCGACTCGGACAGTTCGATCTTTTCCTCATATTCCCGCAGTCGTTTCCGGATCTCTGCTATGGTCCTGTCTTTTTCTGCTCCCTGCGCCTCTGCAGAAGCCAAAAGCGCCAACTGTTCATTCTTGCCCAGGAGCTCCCTGCTCAGGCTGACGATCTGTTCCTGGAGATCAGCAATGGCATCTTCATGCTCCGCTGCCGCCTGCTGAGAGCCGGACCGAAGCCCGGAGATATCCTCCATAAGGTTATGGATCTGCTGATCGTTCCCGGCGACCGCGTTACGGAGAGCAACAGTATCATCCTCAAGTTTTTTGTTCGCTGCCATGGCATCCAGGAGCCTGGCCTCCAGATCGTTTTTCTCCTGCCGCTCCTTATCAAGCGCCTGGGCTTGACTGACTGCAGCAACCCTGAGGTCTTCGCCCTCTCTTTTCAGCAGGTCACGTTCATACACAAGGTTCTTGAGCGTAAGCTCATGGGCGCCATGCAATGCCTCAATTTCGTCCTTCTGCTTCTTGTAGTCCTGGGAGATATCGATCAGGAGCTCGTCCTTCCCGATCATCTCCTCGTTAAGCGCGGAGATCTTGACATTGAGATCAAACAGCTCTTTCGAGAAGAGGGAATTCTCTTCCATTTTCATGTCAATGGACATCGAGAGGGAATTTATCTTTTCAAGAAGTGCGGGGATCTTTTCATGGAGTTCGCTGTCTTTATGGCTGAGCTCACCGCTGAGGCGAACGACCTTGGCATTAAGCTCATCGATAACATGAATTCTGCTCTCAATGGCAGAGGTCAGCTCATCAATATCAGTCTTAAGCTCTGCGATCTCCCTGCTGTAATCATCAACCTTTTGCTGGAGATTTTCCTCAACATGTGTCTTATCCGCCTTCAGGTGATCGAGCTCGACCCGGCCATTGTACAGTTCAGCTCTTGCCTCATCCCGGTCCAGCTCGATCTCTGCGATCTGCGATCTGGCCAGTGACAGCTCGGTTTCGAGCCTTTCAATTCTGCCGGCCGCTGTCTTCAGGCTTTCTTTCGTCTCCTCAAGGTCAAGTTCGCCGATTGCAATGCTCTTCTCAAGGTCTTCAACCGTCTTAAGCAGAGATGCGAGGGATGCCTTGTGGCTTTCTCCTTCCCGGTCCAAGCCTGTCTGTGTGACCTGCTGGTCCCCGGTGCCTCCGGTCTCCGGTATCTTTCTCAGCCGTTCCTCAAGTTCTCTTTTTTCTCTCTTCAGAGACTTGACAGCCTGCCCGTCAACGCGAGAGATATTCTGCTGATCACGCTCCAGATTTCTGAAGATCGAGTCCTTTTCAGCGATCAGCTTCTTATTGTCTGCCATAAGATTTTCGATCTTTTTCTTCAGCTCCGAGATCTCCATGTTCCGGAGAATGTCAAAATCAAGAAGCTTTTCTTTCATGCTCTTATGGCTTGCGGAGAACTTCCGGAGCGAGAGGGTGAGTTTTTCTTTTTCCTCCTCAAGCCCCTTGATTATGTCGCTCTGCGACATAATGACAGACTCAAGGTTATTTTTTTCTTTTGCAACAGTAAGGAACTTTTCGGTTATCGCTTCGGATTTATTATCAGCGGGTATTGGACATGCGGAAGGTTCACCCGCTGTGTGCGAAGCCGGGGGGATATTCTTCTCATCCGGTATTTTGTTGCCCTGCGTCTGAGAGGAGTCGGTCATACTCTTGGTGCCAGCCCCTCAATATCCTGCGTTCTTGCCGAGATCAGCATAATAGAAGGTACTAAATTTGAGGACTCCTGTCAATAAATTAATGAAAACAAGGGGTTCCCTTTGTCGCAGTCACCGGTTCGACCGGTAAAGCCCGATTACCAGGCAAGAGAGAGGAGACACTGAAGATCTGACTGAAGGATATTGAACTTGCAGCTAAGCAGCATACACTGCCGTGAGCGGTAGCAGTGTCCTTCTTTTATAACGACATGCACACATATGCCGGTTTTGTCCCGATGCGGGCAGAGGATATGCAGTTTGCCCGTTGCTTCAGAATAGTGACTGTCTTTGAGGTGATATCTCATTGCCGTATTATACCGCTCTGAGGCTGAAGGGGGTATTGTATGCCGGAAATAAAACGTCCGCCCGCAAAAAAAAGCCCCGGAGGAATGATCATCCGGGGCTTCTCTGTATACCCTAAAATCCGACTACTTGTTGACTGCGTCCTTGAAAGCCTTGCCAGCGCTGAACTTGGGGAGCTTCTTCGCAGCGATCTTGATGGCCTTGCCGGTCTGAGGATTTCTTCCGGTCCTTGCTTTCCTCTTTGACTGTGAGAAAGTGCCGAATCCAACAAGGGAAACCTTGTCGCCCTTCTTGACCGACTTGATGATTGCCTCGATAGCTCCATCAAGTGCCTTGCCTGCGCAAGCCTTGGTGCAGTCTGATGCCTCTGCCATCTTTTCGATAAGTTCTGCCTTTGTCATACCCTAATCCTCCTATTGGAATTATTAACTGAATCTCTGCCGTTAATCATATTTAAAGAGGGTTCACCCTGTCAATGGAATTTGCGTGTTAGGAAAAAATTGTGAAAGAATGAAGTGGTGCCCCCTGCATGATTCGAACATGCGGCCCCAGGTTTAGGAAACCTGTGCTCTATCCGACTGAGCTAAGGGGGCATATGCATAGCAACACTGCAAAATTGCAGCAATAGGAAAATATCTTATATCTGTTTATGGGTATGTGTCAACCGAATCAACCTTCTGCATCGCTGCCTGTGCTGGCTTTACAATGCCTCGAGCCTGATTGCATAATACTGTATCAGCAAGGAGGTCTTATCATGCAAAAAAGATATTCCTGGTTCCTGCCGCTCATTATTGTCGCTGCCCTTTTCCTGAATCAGGGGTGTGCTTCAACGCCCAATCAAGCGCTTCTTAACCACGACCGGGCAACACTCGGTCCGATAAAGATGATCCGCTATGAAACCCCTGGCATTCTCAAGTCGTCAGGCACCGAAACCGGCGTCATGGCCCTGGCGACCCTTGCGGTGCCCGGCGGATCTGCCCTTTTTGTGGTAGGCGATGCTTATAGTAAAGCACGCGGTGCAGATACCCAGTATCTGATCCCTGATTTCGGTTCAATGGTCATGGACAGGTTTCTTGAATGCGTTAATGAGAAGGCGCCGGGTTGGCCCGAACTCTCGGCAGTCAGGGAACCGCTGAAGGAGGAACTTAACGAAAACATAAAGACAGCGATCATCGAACTCGATGTCAAGCGTCTTGCCTATGGGAGCATCGACCTTACACGCGGCGGCATCATACTGGACCGCGGAATGGACAAAGGAGTCATTGCTGACGGATTTATGGCAAAGACCGTGGTCACCATGAAGGACCCGCAGGGCGATGTCCTTTGGCAGAAGAGCTATGTCTATTTATCAAAAGACCATGACCGGGGCATGTCACTCGATGAACTCGAAGCGAATAACTGCGATCTCCTGAAGGAGGAAATGATATTTGCTGCAGAGATGACCGTCCAGGACTTTGTCAATCACCTGAACGGGAGCGCGAATTAGAACGCGATCGTTATTTTGATGTTAGCGCCTTGTCAGCCTTACGGCCTCCGATGACTGCAATGAGGAAGCTGCGTTTTATTTCTGTGAGGCCGCATTCTGAGGCGCCACAATGACCATCTTCACCCACGGTATTTCAGCCTTGATCCTGTCACCTATGGCCCTGACCAGGTCCATGCGGGTCATATGTCAACGCCAGCAGTAGCCCGTAGGCCGTATCCGCACATCATGATCTTTAATGTCCACAAATTCGATATCGCCGCCGAGAGCCGTATAGTTAGGTTTCAGCTCTTCTATGATCTGCTTGATTTTCTGAATATCTTTCTCTATATTTTCCATGAGTCTCCTTTTTAAAAATAAGCAAATAATTGTAACAGATTGGAGCTACTTTGGACATGCTTGAAAGTATAAAGGCCCGGCGCAGCGTCAGGAAGTTCACATCAGATCAGGTTCCTGATGACCTGATAGCAAAGATCCTTGAGGCCGGGCGATGGGCGCCATCAGGTCTGAACAATCAGGCCTGGCGCTTTGCTGTTGTAACGGATAAAGCAACCATTAAAAAGATCTCCGGACTGACCCGCTACGCGAAGATAGTGCTTGCCGCGCAGGCGCTGATACCGGTATTCCTTGATACTGCCAGGAGCTATCACCGGGAGAAGGACATTCAGTCGATCGGCGCCTGCCTGCAGAACATGCTCCTTGAAGTTCACGCTCTCGGACTCGGTGCTGTCTGGCTCGGCGAGATCATTAAGAGCAGCGAACCGATAAAACAGCTCCTCGGCCTGCCTGAGGAATTGGAACTTATGGCTGTGATCGCTATGGGATATCCTGATGAAACGCCGCGTTCAACAAAAAGAAAAGAACTGAAAGAGCTGATCGTGTACCGCGATTAGCCGGAGCTGCTCAGGTTGTTTAGACCGAGAAGTTATGATCAGCCTTTCATGGAAACTGCTGATGAAGGCTGGAAATTCTTCCCCTGGACCGTATCCCTGGCCATGAGGTTCTTTTCAATGTCGCTCAGGATCTGGTGCCTGTTCTTCCCCCATACAGGCGCGATGAGGATGTCGTCAGGCGCGGTCGCAAAAAGCCGCTGGAACACGATATGCGGTGCGGTCCTCTCCATAAAATCAACCACAAAATCGAGATATTCCTGGTATCCGAAAACCGGGAACGGATGGTCTTTATACATTTCTGCCAACGGCGTGTCCTTAACGATCTGCAGTTGATGCACCTTCAGGAACTCGATCGGCAGCAATGACATCTCTTCAGCCATGGCAAGCGTTTCCTGGCGGGTCTCGGTCGGGAATCCTGCTATAAGATGAGCTCCGATATGGATGCCCCTGTCTTTAGTCATCTCTACGGCCCGAAGGAACGCCATATAATCGTGGCCCCGCTGAATGAAATCGAGGCTCTTGTCATGCATTGACTGAAGCCCGTATTCGATCAGAACAAAGTATTGCGAGGCAAGAGATTCGAGCATCCTGATCTTCTCCGGATCAACAGCATCCGGCCGTGTGCCGATCGCAAGACCTATCACGTCAGGCTCAGAGAGGGCTTCTCTATAGAACCTTTCCAGTTCTTCAACAGGGGCGTATGTATTGGTATAGGCCTGAAAATAAACAAGGAACTTTGCTGCCTGGAAACGTTTTTTTGTATGACTGATGCCGTTTCTTACCTGCTCGGCGATGGCCAATGAGGGCTTGCAGGAGCTTGGTCTGAAACTGTCGTTGTTGCAATAAATGCAGCCCGAGAAGCCGAGCGTCCCGTCCCTGTTTGGACAGGTGAATCCGGCATCCACATTGACCTTGTAGACTGTCGTGCCAAAGGTCCTGCGCATATGGGCACCGAATGAATTATATCTCTGCATGGTCAATTATCATCCTTATAGAAAGCCCTTGTCAAACGACCGGATGGAAAGCCAGATCGCCCTCTTGCCGGCAGACGCCGCCCGGAAATGCATGAGAGACTGTCTTTGGTCAGTGCCGTGCGAGGCCTGTTTTTCGCGCCGCCTCAGCAACGGCATGGGCAACAGATGATGCCACTTTGCGGTCGAAGATGCTCGGAATGATATAGTCATCATGCAGTTCATCCGTAGAAATTACCTGGGCAATCGCCTGTGCGGCAGCGAACTTGACCGCCTCGTTCACCCCTTTTGCCCTGACGTCAAGAAGACCTCTGAATATGCCGGGAAAACCGAGCACATTATTGATCTGGTTCGGATAGTCTGACCTTCCCGTAGCAAGGATCTTCGCAAGGGGAAGGGCGTCCTCGGGAGATACCTCCGGCTCAGGATTTGCCAGGGCAAACACAATGGGATCCTTTGCCATCTTCCTGATATCATCCGCTGCGATCACATTCGGACCGGACAGACCGATGAAGACATTGGCTCCTGTGAGGGCTTCGACAATGCTGCCCTTTATTTTCCTTGGATTGGTCTTCTTTGCAAGAAGCCTCTTGTATGGGTTCATATACTTTTTTCTGCCCTGATAGACTGCACCGGTTCTGTCACAGACAATAATGTCCTTAATGCCGAACGCTGTTAGCATGTTTGCGTTTGCGATCCCGGCAGCACCTGCGCCGGCAATAACAACACGGAACTTCCTGATATCCTTTTTGAGCAGCCTGCCGACATTGATGAGCGCTGCAAGAACAACAACTGCCGTGCCGTGCTGATCGTCATGGAAAACCGGGATGTCCAGCATCTCCTGGAGCCGACGCTCTATTTCGAAGCAGCGCGGTCCTGAAATATCTTCCAGATTAATACCCCCAAACGGAACCGCTATGTTTTTCACCGTGGCTATGATCTCTTCAGTATCCTTGGTGTTCAAGGCAATAGGAAATGCGTCAATCCCGCCGAATTCCTTGAAGAGCATCGCCTTGCCTTCCATGACCGGCATTGCAGCCTCAGGCCCGATATCGCCGAGACCGAGCACGGCCGTGCCATCGGTGACAACAGCGACCGAATTGCCTTTGATCGTATATTTATACGTATGTTCCTTATGCTCAAAAATATCCATACAGACGCGGGCAACGCCCGGCGTATAGACCTTTGAGAGATCTGCCCGGTCTTTGACCGCGATCTTGTTGTGGATCTCTATCTTGCCGCCCTCATGTGCCGAGAAGGTTCTGTCCATCACCCTCAGCACCCTGATACCCCTCATCTCCTTTATGGCACGGGCAATCGCAATTTCGTGCTCTGCGTCGCGGGCATTGACCGTAACATCCCTGATGATCTTGCCCTTTTCGACACGAACGATATCAACGGACCCAAGGTCTCCTCCTGCCAGGCTGAGCACGGTTGCAAGCTGGGCAAACATGCCGATACGATTGTCGATCTCAAGACGCAGGGTGATACTGTAGCTTGGACTTGGCTGGTGAGACATGGTTTCCTCCAAAGACGTAAGATGTGTTTTATTATCCCACAGTTCGTCGTATAATACAGCAAGACTTTTATTGGCTCAATAGCGACTGTGTCAGAATAGTTCCTATATATCGCGCAGGGATAGGGGTTATGATACTGTTTCAAAACAGGGTAGGCAGAAAGATCGTGATGTCCCTTACCGGGCTTGCCATGGTTATTTTTGTCATTATCCATCTCCTTGGCAATGCCTCCCTGTTCAGCGGCCCGGATGGGATCAATGCGTACGGGAAGCTTTTGCACAGCCTCGGCGCTTTTCTCTGGCTTATCCGCCTGATCATGCTTACAGCCCTCTGCCTGCATATTCTTTTCGGTATCCATCTCACTCTTGAGAACCGTGCAGCAAAACCTCAGCGGTACGCTGTCCGCAAAGATCTCAGCTCGACCTTTGCAGGCAGGAATATGATCTGGACAGGCCTGCTCATTGCCAGCTATCTTTTATATCATCTTCTGCATTTTACTTTGGAGGTGATCTATCCAGGACTGGCGGCCTATCAAAATCCTGACGCTGCAGGCAGGCCTGATATCTTTATGATGGTGGTACTCAGTTTCAGGAATATATCTGTGGCAGGGCTCTATGTCCTTGCCATGGGAGCACTCGCACTGCACCTCAGTCACGGCATACAGAGTATGTTCCAGACCCTTGGCCTGAACAATGAAAGAACCCTTCCTGCAGTTATAAAGATAGGCACGATCGCGGCTGTGGTCCTTTTTCTCGGTTACATATCTATCCCGGTAAGTATAGTTGCCGGCCTGGTAGGAAGGTAAAACCATGATTCTTGACGGCAAATGCCCGACAGGTCCTCTGGCTGAAAAGTGGGACAAGCGCAGACAGGATCTGAAGCTTGTTAATCCGGCCAACAAGCGCAAGTATAAGATCCTTGTCGTAGGCACCGGCCTTGCGGGAGCCTCTGCAGCAGCAACCCTGGGAGAGCTCGGATACCAGGTTGAGGCATTCTGCTTTCAGGACAGCCCGCGCAGGGGCCACAGCATCGCGGCCCAGGGCGGCATCAACGCAGCAAAGAACTATCCCAGTGACGGAGACAGCATATTCCGCCTCTTCTATGACACGATAAAAGGCGGCGACTTCAGGTCACGAGAGGCAAATGTGTACCGCCTTGCAACACTCAGCAATAATATTATTGACCAATGTGTTGCACAGGGTGTTCCGCTTGCCCGCGATTATGCGGGGTATCTCGATAACCGTTCTTTTGGCGGAGCACAGGTCTCAAGGACATTCTACGCGCGGGGCCAGACAGGTCAGCAGCTCTTATTGGGCGCCTATGCTGCACTGTCGAGACAGGTAAAGGCAGGCACGGTCCGGCTTTTTCCCAGGACGGAGATGTTAGACCTCGTGCTGATCAACAACGAGGCAAAGGGAATTACGATCAG
Coding sequences:
- a CDS encoding DEAD/DEAH box helicase family protein, coding for MIDKKSLSERDICTKCITPALEKAGWDKQTQLLEEVSFTDGKIYVRGKLTARGTQKRADYILYYKPNIPIAVIEAKDNNHSVRAGIQQALDYAQILDIPCVFSSNGDGFLFHDRTATDSNIETELTLDDFPSPEQLWERYKKYKGITTPHGEKVAAQDYYFDGTGRKPRYYQQIAVNRTVEAIANGQNRILLVMATGTGKTYAAFQIVYRLWKAGVKKRILFLADRNALLDQTRRNDFKHFKDKMTVVKQRQVDKSYEIYLALYQGLSGSEEDKNIYKQFSREFFDLIVVDECHRGSAKEDSAWREILQYFNNATQIGLTATPKETEETSNIEYFGEPIYTYSLKQGIDDGFLAPYRVVRVALNVDVEGWRPEQGKTDIYGNPVEDRIYNRKDFDRNLVIEERTALVAKKVTEFLKGYDRFAKSIIFCQDIDHAERMRTALSQCNADLVSDNHKYVMQITGDNEEGKRELDNFTNPEEKYPVIATTSELMTTGIDAQTCKVIVLDSNIASMTKFKQIIGRGTRINEEYGKLYFTIIDFRNATDLFADRDFDGDPIRIKPVREDTDLGSLIDEEENDTTPIIDYVTGEEITIEPPAVRTPSEPYTTPQPREKVYVNGVDVSVLVSRELYFDRQGRPITASLKDHTGEIIKGQFVSLDDFLNKWNATDRKEAIIKGLQEQGVLVEALQDAVDRQVDLFDLICHVAFDQPPLTRKERANNVKKRNYFTKYGEHARKVLEALLDKYADEGVENIESLEVLKVKPLTEFGSPTEIIHEFGGRDKYLEAVKELENELYKAA
- the glgP gene encoding alpha-glucan family phosphorylase — protein: MTEAQELIQELTREPKIAYFSMEIGVHNDIPTYSGGLGVLAGDTIRSGADLKLPMVAVTLMSRKGYFTQEIDNTGRQIEHPAVWDPADHMKLLPYRVTVQIEGKDVQVQAWLYTVKSLTGGSIPVFFLDTDLSANAPENREITAHLYGGDKAYRLKQEIVLGLGGVRMLHEMEFDIKKYHMNEGHASFLILELLNRFKKPIEDVWDEKLVWDRRTVKNLCVFTTHTPVEAGHDKFPYDLVLKTMGEIVPLSLLQDLAGKDGLNMTLLALNLSRYINGVAKKHGEVSKSMFPGYEIHAITNGVHSFTWTCDSFKKIYDEYLPGWANEPELFVRIGRIPDEKLWSAHAEAKQHLISYVREQTGVELSPDVLTLGFARRATAYKRADLLFRDLERFEKIGSGKLQIVYAGKAHPHDAPGKQLIQNIFDYKEKLKDRIKIVYLQNYNMETALKIVSGVDVWLNTPLRPLEASGTSGMKATHNGVMNFSVLDGWWIEGHIEGFTGWSIGPAPQELTPGADADARDAEDLYHKLEHVLIPLYHNERHTWIRMMQNAIGKNAYYFNSHRMMRRYVTEAYIR
- a CDS encoding TIGR01212 family radical SAM protein (This family includes YhcC from E. coli K-12, an uncharacterized radical SAM protein.) translates to MQRYNSFGAHMRRTFGTTVYKVNVDAGFTCPNRDGTLGFSGCIYCNNDSFRPSSCKPSLAIAEQVRNGISHTKKRFQAAKFLVYFQAYTNTYAPVEELERFYREALSEPDVIGLAIGTRPDAVDPEKIRMLESLASQYFVLIEYGLQSMHDKSLDFIQRGHDYMAFLRAVEMTKDRGIHIGAHLIAGFPTETRQETLAMAEEMSLLPIEFLKVHQLQIVKDTPLAEMYKDHPFPVFGYQEYLDFVVDFMERTAPHIVFQRLFATAPDDILIAPVWGKNRHQILSDIEKNLMARDTVQGKNFQPSSAVSMKG
- a CDS encoding HU family DNA-binding protein is translated as MTKAELIEKMAEASDCTKACAGKALDGAIEAIIKSVKKGDKVSLVGFGTFSQSKRKARTGRNPQTGKAIKIAAKKLPKFSAGKAFKDAVNK
- a CDS encoding NifU family protein, producing MENIEKDIQKIKQIIEELKPNYTALGGDIEFVDIKDHDVRIRPTGYCWR
- a CDS encoding nitroreductase, with the protein product MDMLESIKARRSVRKFTSDQVPDDLIAKILEAGRWAPSGLNNQAWRFAVVTDKATIKKISGLTRYAKIVLAAQALIPVFLDTARSYHREKDIQSIGACLQNMLLEVHALGLGAVWLGEIIKSSEPIKQLLGLPEELELMAVIAMGYPDETPRSTKRKELKELIVYRD